One Pseudomonas hygromyciniae genomic window, CCGAGAATTTCGATACCACGGCACTGCTGCGTGCAGTCGATGCCGTGGACGTGCTGCGCGGCGATTTGAATGACAGCGCAGACGGCGCACCTCCGCAACTGCGCACCGACCTGTTGAAGCTGCATCAACTGGCAATGGCCGCGTTCAACGAGGGATCACGCAGCCGAGTGGCTGAGCTATTTGATCTCGCCGTGGATCTTCAGGATCAGGTTGATCATCTGATGACCTCGCTGGAACAAGTGCAAGAAACCCTGTCCCGGTTGACGGCGCTCTACCCAGAAAGCCTGTCCTGAATGTTCTTGGAGACAACCACATCATGAGCCGCAGCCGCCGCAAAACGCCCATCGTTGGGCACACGACCTGCCGTAGCGAGCGCGAGGACAAGAAACTCTGGCATCAGCGCTGGCGAACCCACGAGCGCACCGCGCTGGCCAGCGCGTCGCCGGAAGCTCTATGCGCCCATCTGCCTCTACTGGAAAACCAGGTCAGCAACGTCTGGTCGATGGGTAAGGATGGCCGCTCCTACTGGCCCATCAAGCGCCAGGCCGCCACGGCGGATCGCATTGCCAACCACAAGGGACGCAATCCGCAAGAGCGCGCCTCCCTGAAAAAGCGTCTGCTGCGCAAGTGGATGAGCAAATGAACCTGTCCACCATCGAGGCGCTGGCTATCGCTTGGGCGCGAATCGCTGAAGAAGCAGAACTCCCAGCCGGCTACGAGGGCACGGCGACGCCAGAGGCGCATCGGGCCTGCGAGGTGATCCAGGAGCGGATTCGAGAGCACGTCGTCGCCACCAATGACATGCGGCTGTTCGGCCTGCTGCACCTGCTTGGGCAGGCGTCGCTGCGCATGGAGCAAGCGCTGTGGCCGGAAGAATATGCGCGGATGACCCGCGAGGTCGAGGAAGCTCTCCGAGAGGCCGACGACCCCAACGCCAAGTCGTACACCCACGAAGAAGTCATGCAGGCGATGCAGGAACGCATCGACCGAGCGCGAGACAAAGCCATGTTGATCGGCTGACGGAAATTTCGGCGGTTCCGGCTGATCCAAGAATCTTGGCGTGACCTTACCTCCGCTCTACCGCTGGGTGCCAGCCTCGGCGCACGCCTAACCACCCAACTCAGAAAGGAAAATAAGTTGGTAAAACGCATTCCCGTATCCGAGCTTCGTCTCGGCATGTACATCCACAAGCTCGCCGGCTCTTGGGTTCGACACCCATTCTGGCGCGGCAGCTTCCTGCTGACCGAGCCTCAGGATCTCTCTGCCATTCGAGAATGTGGCGTCAGGGGAGGTCTGGGTCGACTTGGCCAAAAGCCAAGTCGACCCAGAGAGCCCAGAGAGCCCAGAGAGCCCAGAGAGCCCAGAGAGCCCAGAGAGCCCAGAGCCCAGAGCCCAGAGCCCAGAGCCCAGAGCCCAGAGCCCAGAGCCCAGAGCCCAGAGAATTGTCGGAGGAGCAATCTCTGCCGTCTAGTCCACTAAGCAAGAAAAGTGACGGCGCAACCTCAATGGAGAGCGAAATGTGTTATGCACGGAAACTCTGTCTTGCGGCCAAGTCCCAAGTCATGGACATGTTCCAGGAAGCCCGGCTTGGCAAGGCCGTCGACCCAAGCACGACGTTGCCGCTGGTCGGAGAAATCGCTGCCTCGGTGCTGCGCCAACCTCATGCCCTCATCAGCGTCGCACGCATCAAAACGCACGACGATTACACCTACCTGCACTCGGTTGCCGTCTGCGCCCTGATGCTATCGCTGGCCCGGCATCTCGATCTAGACGAGGAGCAAACGCGCCTGGCTGGCATCGGCGGACTGATGCACGACCTAGGCAAGGCCGCGATGCCGCTGGAAGTGCTTAACAAACCAGGCAAGCTCACCGATGCCGAGTTCGCCATCATGAAGCGCCACCCTGTGGAGGGCGCAAAGATGCTGCGCGCAGGCGGGGCCGAGCCCGGGGTGGTGGACATTGCCCTGCACCATCACGAGAAGATCGACGGAACCGGCTACCCGGATCGCTTGGCCGGTGACGCCATTTCACTCCTGGCCCGCATGGGCGCAATCTGCGACGTCTATGATGCCGTGACGTCGGAGCGAGCCTACAAAAAGCCGTGGGACCCGTCCGCGGCGATGCGGCAGATGGCCAAGTGGGAGGGCCATTTCGACAAACGCATCTTCCACGCCTTCGTCAAGGCCGTGGGCATCTACCCCGTCGGCTCCTTGGTTCGCCTGTCCTCTCAGCGTCTGGCCGTTGTCGTTGAGCCGGGAATGGAATCACTGCTGACTCCCAAGGTTCGCGTGTTCTTCTCGCTACGCTCGAGAGAGCCGATCCCGATGCAGACCATCGACCTGGCGGCCACGAGTTGCAAGGACAGTATCACTGGCCCCGAAGACCCGACGCTCTGGAACTTCAAGAACCTCGACGACTTGTGGATGGAATAGCCCCCACAAAACGACGGCCCCGTGAGGGAGCCGTTGAACATCGTCGAGCGATGCCCGTCCAGGGAGGGATGGCCGAGCTCGATTCTCCAGAAGGTAGCTGGTGACACGAGTGTTGAGCCCACCCAACTAGGGTGACGGAAATTTCTGGGGTTCCGGCTTACATCCCCAACCAGTTCGACCGCCCAAGCGCCCACGGCCGGATCAAGTTCTCGATCTGATTGTTGTCGATGGGCACAGCACCATCTTCCAGGTAGCGCGTCAGCGCTACCCAGCGTTTGAGACTGTAATCCAGGGCCTTGGCCGTAGCTGAACCCTCGGGCACAAGTGCACGCTGAGCCAACATCCACTCATGCAGCTTTTCAGCGATGGGCACTGCCGTTTCCTGGCGTAATCGCCAACGGTCTTCGTCGCTCATTTCCTTGGCGTGTCGCTCGACTTCATACAGCCCGCCAATCGAGTGAAGCGCCTGCTCTGCCAACTGGCTTTTATTGGCTACATGCAGGTCGAAGAACTTGCGGCGCGCATGGGCCATGCAGCCGATCTCGGTGATGCCCAGCTCAAAGCTGGCCTTGTAGCCGGCAAAGTCATCACAGACCAGCTTCCCGTTCCAGGTGCCCAGGAAGTTGCGCGCATGTTCGCCGGCACGGCTGGGGCTGAAGTCGTAGACCACGGCCTTGAGGGCCGAGAATGGCGTAGTGCTGTAGGCCCAGACATAAGCGCGGTGGGTTTTCTTCTCGCCGGGCGCCAGCATTTGTACCGGCGTTTCATCGGCGTGAACCACGCGCTGGGCCAGCACCACCTCGCGCAGCGCATCGACCAGCGGCTGAAGCTGCACGCCGGTTTGACCCACCCACTGCGCCAGTGTCGAGCGCGGGATAGCCAGGCCGGCACGGCGGAAGATCTTCTCCTGTCGATACAGCGGCAGGTGGTCGGCGAACTTGGCCACCATCACATGCGCCAGCAGGCCCGCCGTGGGGATGCCCTTGTCGATCACTTGAGGCGGCACCGGCGCCTGGATCAGTGTTTCGCACTGCCGGCAGGCCCATTTCCCACGCACATGCTGCTCGACAGTGAACACGCCCGGCGTGTAATCCAGCTTCTCACTGACATCTTCACCGATGCGCTGAAGCTGGCAGCCGCACGCGCATTGCGTGTCGTCCGGGTCGTGATGGATCACAGTGCGTGGGAACTGCGGTGGCAACGGCGCACGCTTGGGTTGCTGGCGTGGTTCTGCCTGCGCAGGTGCTGGATGAAGGGCTTTTAACTCGGCCTCGATGGCTTCGAGGTCAGTATTAAGCAGGTCATCGAGCAAGCTGCCTTGCGCCGGGCTGATCTGCTCGCTGCGTTTGGCGAACTTGTGGCGTTTAAGGATGGCGATCTCGTGAGTGAGCTGCTCGTTGACCGTCTCGATTCGATGGATCTTCTTGCTCATGGTGTCGACCTGGGCCTGCAAATGCACGGCCCGCTCGGCCAGCGCGCGGAGCTGTTCCGGGGTCATTTGGTCGAGATTGAGCAAGAAAGTCATGCCGTGGATTTTACCAAAGCAGCGCGACTGCTTCAGCTAAAAGGCAATATTTAAAGCAATGTAATTGCGCCGCCCGTACCCACTCGTTGCCAAGGTAATCCAAGTACCAGTACTTGGAGTTGCTCGGGGTCGAGTTCAACCTCAGTCCCACGATGGATGCCCGGCCAATGGAACTTGCCCTGGTTCAAACGGCGCGCCGCCAGCCAGATACCGACGCCGTCGTGCACCAGGACTTTCATCCGGTTGGCCCGCCGGTTGGCAAAGAGGTAAGCGCAGTGCGGCTTCGCCGCACCGAACACCGCAACTACTCGGGCCAGTGCCGTTTCAGTGCCGGCGCGCATGTCCATGGGTTCGGTGGCAAGCCAGATGGCATCAACGCGAATCATTGAGCCAGACCACGAATGAAACACGCGCAGCCGTCCGGATCCGAGACTGGCCATTTTACGGTGATGGACTTATCACCCAGAGGCAGCGAGATGATCACCATCTCTTCAGTTGCACGCCTTGGCGCCGGTTTTACCGGAACGAAGGCAGGCAAGGCTGCGACGGGTTGATCCCGATAAATCGGTAGCCACTTGCGGATCACGTTGGCGTTGATGCCGTGATGGATAGCTACGCTGGAAATTGTCGCTCCGGGTTGCAGGCATTCCTGAACGACTTGGGCTTTGAATGGTTTGGGGTAAGAGCTTCGTTGGCGCATGGAAATCCCGGCGATAAGGGCGATCGCGTCCGCTTAAAAATACGCGGACACCATCGCCCTTAATGCTGGGATTTTGAAGGTGTGTTCGCCGGCCGCTTACATTCCAACTTGGGGACGATAGAGAAGACGGAATAAATCGTACGCTAAGCGCTTCGCCTGGGCGCGCAGCCCGGAACGGGCGAAGGCAAGAGGGCTTATAGTGCTTCGTGGTGGAGCGACGGGCCGGTGAAGACCCGCCGCAAACGGCGTTGCTTAAACGATACCGGTATAGAGTCGCACGTCTTCCTCTGCGCGCTCGGTATCGGGAACAAGCATCCACAATTGACCATTTACATCACGCAAATCGTCCCAGTTCTTGGTCGCAACCAGCCGGCGTCCATGGTCGATAAGTTGCTTGGCCTGCGCTTGATCGTTCATGGTCGGCCGTATCTCTTCCAGGTGCTGGAACATACCAACTAGGAAGTCGGGCTGGCGAGCTAGGATTTGGAAGTGAAGTCGCTGCAATTCGCTCGTCGCAGCGTCGATACGCTCTGGGTTGGTTGAGTGGATATGCAACTCCTCTCGGGCCAGGATTTCCTTCAGCTGATGCCGCTCGCGATCGTTGCCCGACTCTTGAACCATGGAGGCCGTATCGGACTTGACCTGGAGATAGTTTGCTTTTGCAGCATCGATCCGCTTGGATGCTGTCAGCTCAAAAATCCCTTGAGCAATCTTGCACTTCTTGTCTTCGAGCTTGAAGCGATCGTCGGTCACGTCATCGCTAGAAAGCGATGCGCTCTCAACGATAAGCGACTGGAGTTCGTCATTCAGTTTCTCCAACTTAGCTGCGCCATCATGGTTGTGGTTCGCCTGAGCGTCCTCAATCTCTGTCTGGATCTTCGTTTCGAGCTGAAGCACCTCGGTGGCCAACAGGCGGGTATCGACGTGGCGGGCCTGGCCCTTGAAGACCTGAGAGAACTCCTGTCCCGTACCGTTAAGGTAGGCGGACACCGTCAAATCTCGTGACTCCGACATTTCGAAGGTCAGATCCACCTCTGTGCCGCGAAGAAGGTCACGGTTAATTTGCTCACCGGTGATAGCCAATATTCCAATCGGCTTATTGGTCGATGAATGTTTTTCGGATGGTCCTTCAACGACCATGATGGTGATGGCGTCGCGAGAGCCTTTGACGATGGTCTTGGCGATCTCAACGGTGCGCTTCCCTTTGGTAGGTAGTACGCAGTTCTTAGCAAAAACAAGGTCGAGTCGTGTGTCCTTGGTAGAACGATCGTCCTTAACTAGGCAAATATCTTCTGGAAGCATCTGACCGGCGACGCTGTAGCGCCCCTGTGCAATCTGGATCGAATCAAAGCCAACATCGATGATGTTGTTCTGGCCGTCAAGGATCTTGAAGGTGAATAGATTGAAGGATCCTTCGCGCAGCGGAAGATCTTCAGCGATACGGGTCGTGAGGGGCTTCAGACCACTGTCAAAGGAGCCGTCGTCATTTGAGATTCTATAGAACAGACCGGCGGTATTTCCTTCAACCTTGGCGGTAAAGGTTTCTTCGCTTTCCTGAGAGTTGCGGTTGTAAACAGCACGAAACTTGATTTGTGAGTTCGTCTGGGCTTTCGGCGCAGCGCCTTCCTGCTTGAATTCCTTGCTGCCCGCAAAGTAAGCAGCTCCGATGGTAATCGCGCTGGTCGGATCAATCGATGTATTGACCGGGATGTTCATCATCTCCTCGACGCGCTTGCGAACGTAGGGGCTGTAGGTCGAGCCACCCACCATCAAGATGAACTTGAGATCACTCGATTGCAGGGAGTTGCGCGTCAGAATTTTTTTCATCATATCGACAGTGCCATCCACTGCGTCCTTGATGACATTTTCGAATTCAGAGCGAGTGATATTCAGGATGGTGTCAATGGCATTGCCCTCGTCATCCACGAGGTCACGAATCATGCCCAGATCGATTTCCGCCGATGCCTTGGTGCTCAATTCGATCTTGGCTTCCTCCGCCTTGTGCAGCAAGACAGTCCAAAGCTTGTTGTATTTGCCTTTTTCGCTTTTCATTTGAGCAAGAAGGTCTTCGAACTTTCCGCGGCGGTTGATCTCCGGAACAAGGATCCTCTCAACGATCATCGAGTCAAAGTCAGATCCACCTAAATAGTTATCACCTTCGTGATCAACCACCGTTAACTCCCCTTCGACAATCTTGACCAATGCTACGTCAAAGGTACCGCCGCCCAGGTCATAAACAATCCATTGGCTGTTCCGAAGGTCGTCGCTCTTTTCCTTGTTCGCATACGCCAAACTAGCTGCAATCGGCTCTTGTAGCAGGACAACGTGCTTGAAGCCGGCTGATATTCCTGCGTCCTTGGTGGCGTTTGACTGCACCGTATCAAATGAGGCGGGTATGGTGATTACCGCAGCTTCGACTGCTTCGCCGGAATGTACAAATCCCTTTAGCTCCTTGAGAACAAAAGCAGAAAGCTCGATCGGAGTCTTGGATGCATTCAGTGACTGAATCTTGATGGTTTCTGTAGTGCCCATCTTTCGCTTGAAGCGGCTGGCAACGCTCTTCGGGTCCTTTTCGGCATACGTGCGAGCCTGGTCACCTACCATGATCCGGTCATTTCGGAAGCCTACGATCGACGGGAGTGTTTCCTTGAAGCCGTTGGGATTCTTGAATACCTCGACTGACCCTTTGTCAAATTTAGCGATCAGCGAGTTGCTGGTTCCCAGGTCAATCCCGAAATTGATCATCTTTGTCATTGTGATACCTCCTCCTTGCTCTGTACTACAACGATCCCTTTTTGCACAACCCGTGAAACCGGGCCATTTACCAGCCTAATCACAGGCTTGATGACCTCAGTGACTACCAGATTCTCAATGCCTGCTCCGACAATGGTGGCTTCGAGGTCCGTGCGTGTCTCTTTGAAGGGCTGTCCCAGCGGATCCTCGATAATCAAGGACTGCTGTTCGAATTCCTCCTTGATTCGGTCAACGTTGCGTTTAGCGTGTCCAGGGTCGCCGTGAACTTCCAGCTTGCGTTCTATTTCATAAAGGCTGTTCAGTACGACAAGCGTCCAGCGTGGTATTTCAATTGGCGGGGGAATGGACATGACTATCCTTAATCGCAGTTGAATGACATTGGAAATAATCGGAGCAACATGGCGTTTGGAACGTCACGTAAGCTGATAGGGAGAGACTTCTTTCCTCTGATTTTATCTACTACTATGGCTGAGCCATTCTGAAGCACGACATCTATCCCACTCCAAGGCACTTGATTTTGGCTGGTGAAAATCAGCCATTTTGATTCGAAGCTCATGCCATTTTGTGTGATCTGGATCGGACCAACTGTCAGGGTTCCGCCACGTTTTAGCTCGCCGAGGAGGTTTTCCATCACGTCGGGAATGATGTAGTGAAACGCGGCATTGACGAGCTTTTCGAACAGCTCATCCTGTTTGTCGCGGTCGGAAGATGTCCATGTAAGCATGTACTCCTTTCCAGTCCGCCGCTTAGCGGCGAATAGATAGTTATGTGAGCCATTTTGCTCGACCATTATTCCCCAGCGTAAGGCTCGGATCTCATTCGCTGGGCACAGGTCACCGTTATCGGAAACGCCTTCCTTCGTAATTTTCCAGTGGCGAGCATTCCCGAAGGTCAAGTGAGACTCGTGCTCTCGTTGCTTTTTGATCATCTCCGAGATGGCTTCGAAGTCTTCTTTCAAACGCTGTGTGAGCTCAATGGACTTGAAGGAAAACTCTTTACTTTTCTCAATAATCGCCAAAGAAAGTTCCGAGTCTTCATGGACGTTGTGCGCATCAATGGCAATGCTTCTGACCAAACCTACCGCTTCATTTTGCAAGTTGCGGAAGTAGGGCGGCAGCAGATTCAGGATGCTGATGATTTTGTGCGTCTCCAGAACCTCATCGATCTGTTTGACCGTTACTTTAATAGCCTCTGCCCGATTCTTGAGCTCCCGTAGCGGGATCAATATGGAGTCCGCTTCTCGTAATGCGTTTTCAAAGCAGCGATCGGCATAGGAGGGCATGACCCAGCGACGGCCATCGAGCAATGCTTCAATGACGGGCACATCCCGGGCTGCAACGGCCTTATTAAAAATGCGGTCGTACTGTGCTGAAAATGGATCGCTTAACCACTCCCTGAGCGCTTCGGAAACACTCACTCGCTCGATAAAATCGAGGGGCGACCACTCTTCGTCCAGAAGGAAATGGTTGATATCGCCTTTTGACAAAAACTCCAGAAGAGGTTTGCACTTATATACTTCCCAGTGATGGGAGGCGACCTCTATGTCGGACAGCTTTTCCGCTAACTCAATCGCCTTTGAACGATCGACAGTTAGCCCAGGCATCCAATGTAGTTTTCCCTCCTCAAGCTCAATTTCCTGAAGTAACGTCTTTTTCCATTTTTGGACAACCTTGGGTTCAAGATCACCGAAATCGAAGTCTTTCGGGCAATTCAGGAGCTGGAAAGGGTTGATGTAGATCGAGTACCACTGATCTTCCGCCTGGCAGAGTGACTTTCGGGACGATTGAACCTTGCGAGCCAAATCCAAAAGTGGAGCCTTGACAGACAGGATGCGGTTTGGCGCCTTTTCGTTAGACTCGTCTTTGCGCATGACCAAGCGCCAACAGTCAACGGCATCAACGTCTTGGGACACGTCATCCAAGTTGTAGGCGAGGCCCAGGTTGAAAAGCGATGCGGTGTCATCGCTTTGGTGCGCGTTGCGCGACCAGTATTTGATGGCATCAAAGCCATGGTTGTTGAGGAAATGTAGGATGCCTAATCGATTCAGGTGCCATGGACTGAGACTCTCAAGTTCATCGAGCTTGGTGAGTACTAGAATTTCTTCCGCTCGCTTCTCAGTGTCATTGTTCTGTCCGTAGATATGAGCAAGCCCTCGTAGCGCCTCAATCTCCTCATTGTCACAGTTAAGTGCAGTCTCGAACGAGCTTGCTGCTTCCTCAGGAGCCCCCAGATCAAGCTCCAAGCTGCCCCGTTTTGCCCACGCTTGGGCAAAGTATGGGACTTTGTCGTTGGTTTCCTTGAGAGCTTCTAGGGCAGCCTCTTTCCTGCCTAGGGAAATATTGTTGAGTGCCAGAAGCCACCAGCCATCAGCATTGTCGGGATCCTGGACCGTGGCTGCTTTGGCAGAAATTACTGCTTCCTCGTATCGATCGCGCCTACGTTGATCTCTAGCCTTTTCTATTAGCTCTTCTACGTCCATATTCGTATTTTGGATCCAGTTATGGCAGTGGCGAAACTGCCATGATTCTGGCAATTTCGGATATGCGCAAGAGCAAGCCGACCTCCCGCGACCAGCGCCGCATCAGAGTAGGGTCGATTTCTGCATTTCCTGACGCTCCAGCGTCCACCTCTATTGCCTCAACCTGACAGGCGAAGCGCTTAGCGTACGATTTATTCCGTCTTCTCTATCGTCCCCTACCTGAGTTGTATCAGAGCGACTTGGAACTCTCCCCTAAGCAAATGGAGGAGAAATACTCTCATCTCGGAGGTGAACATCCCTTCTTGAACAATTACCAATGGCTTCAAACTGTCCGTCACAACCAGACCCAGTTGGGCTACTGGGAATGGGTTCGTGGAGAACTGCTGACCTTGCGCCGTGACCTTCTTAACTAATTTTTAACTTGGCTAGCTACTTCACTTCGACCGAATAATCTTGTGTTGGCTTGTATTGCCTGAGCACCAGACTTTGACAACGTTGGTCGTAGACCAGACCATGCAAATATCGCTTGGGCGCTATGCCCGTGCAGCTCGCCCGCATCAGCCGCGCCGTCTAACTAAGGAAATCGCTCAGCTGCACCCTCAAGCCCGCCCCGTGCGGGCTGAGGTCGTAAAGGGTTAGCGATTTTTCGCGCCCATTTCAGAAGGATAATTTCATGTCGATCCAAGCATTGCGCGCTGTATGGGGTACTCAATTCCCGCTTCTGAGTGAGCGAGTAAAAGCGAGTTTGTTCAGCCAGCTCGCTCACATCCAGGACGCAACCACCGAAGCCGCCGTAAATGAAGCAGTATTCTTGGCTAAAGGCTTTATCGTCGCGCTCCTTGAGGCTGAACTGACCGACGAACAAGGTATGCATCTATTAGGCACAAGCCTGTTGCGCGTTGAGAGCGAGGCTTTGGCTCGAATCCGCGCTACCCGCTGAGTCCGGTAAGTATCTAAAGTATTCGAGGAAAACCTATGGCCATCTACGACGAAATGCGCGCCCAACTCCAGGAACTGATCGAGCTGTTGGAGCAGGATACGCAGTACACCGCTGCTGTTGCGCATGGTGCGATTGTGGCCGACCAAGGCACAGCGCAGTCCCACCAGCAGCGTGCTGCTCGCATCGTCGAACTGAAGCGTAATTACGGGCTCAAGTGACCCCTCACAGCCACAACGGAAAAAGCCATGCTCAGAAAAATGGTTACATTTAGTTTGATCACTTTGATAAATGGATGCGCGTCGAACAATGTTGCACCAGTTCTACTGTCTAATCCGAACGTAAAAACTGTAGTAGGTGCTCAGGGCTATCCTGTCTTGGACGTTATTCGCTTTGAACGCCACAAACCATCTACCCTCGAGCAAGCATCGCAATGCATCAAGGCGAGCGTTGATGGTCTAGAAGCTGCTCCAATTTTGATAGCCCAGAACGTACAGGCTTCAGGTACAAGCTCATTCGAGCCGCCACCTCCATCGATTGGTAAGCCGTTCCGCTTCACTCTGACGGCCAGCACTGGAACCTCAACTGTCTTCACTTTCGAGCGAATCCGCTACACAAACGCAGGGCCTATTGGCGCTATAGAGGGGATTGGAGCAGAGAACGCTTACGAGGTAATGCGAGATATTGCAGATAGAATCGAACGATGTTTGCCCCTTGCCAGCACTTAATAATTCACAACGTGCAGTACCCAAAGCCCTGCCGTCGAACGCTGGGCAGTGGCAGTAGAAACATGCCAATTCAGGCACTCGGCTAGAGCAGGAAAAATATGCCTCGCACTTACCCTCCAGGGTACTGCCCTGATAGATGCTCCGGCGGTCGATCAGATCGACAAATGACCGTACAGGAAGGAATGCTTTACCAGCTTCCAGATACTGTTCGTGCTGAGATCACGGCACACGGCGGCGCTAAGCGGTGCACATACTGCGGTCTGGTGTATTTGTCAGCACCGCTCCAAATGGGTGGCCGCCTTGGGTTCTGGAACTCTGGTGTTCGGGGCCAAGGCTGGGCAGATTAGGAAAAAGCCGTGAAGTTTCGCGATGAGTTGAATCTCCACCATTGGGGAGATGTGGCAGAGATAACCACGACCAGCCCCGCAGATTTGATCGAAGCAGGGGACAACGAACTTCATGCGCTGCGCCGCAGCGCGATATCGCGTGTTGCGTGAGCACTGGTTGCGGATCGAGGAAGGATCGACAGTGCACCGTACCCGGGGATTGGACCTCTGGTGCGACAAGCGTCTACCAGCCTCAAAAGATCAATCACCGAAAAGTTGACGGATAAGCACCATGGACGTGAAAGCCAACCTTCACCCTTGCGCTCATTGCGAGCGCACTGGCACATGCAGTAAAGCGGCTAATGGGGCCACATGCGCCTCATGTGTGCAGAGCAACGACCTGAAAGGATCTGGGCACGTTGGGCTTCCATGCGGAATCTGCGGCGGGCTGGGCCATGCCGAGCCGAAGACGGAACGAATCAACAAACGTATGCAGCCGATTTTGGCCATCGTGACGTTGTACTTCTTAATGGCGGCCATTTTGGTAAGTGCTACCGTCAAGAGTCCCTACTTCTCAGAAATTCTGGCCTTCGCCAGTCCCCTGATCGGTGTAGTGCTGGCATTTTACTTCAGTGCGCGCAGCAGCACTCGACCATAGGAAAAGTCGCCCAGGTTCACCTTGGGCCTCACCATTGTGCGGGCCCGGGTCACTACCTATTTCTCATCTCGATATTAGGAGAACGCCTCCTCCTGCGCCCATCATTTGGGTTTATCTGTTGCCGTCATAGGTTGAGTCTGTAAGCACCAAATAGGTGTTATGAGGACAGCCAATGAACGCGTCAATCTCCCGCGAACACCAGTTCGACGACCAGGTAGTTATCCCAGCGCTGGGCCAGCAGCTCAACTTGCTTGGGTTCGAGCCTGAGCCTGCTGTGCTGGCAGAGGGAACCTATTTCGATGCCCCGACAGTGGATCTCGACAGCTATGACCACGTTGTAGTCTGTGTGTCTGGCAAGGACAGCATCGCTTGCCTGCTGGCACTGATCGAACAGGGTGTGGATCTGCGTCGTGTTGAGCTCTGGCACCATCGGGTGGATGGTGCAGAGGGGAGCACCCTCATGGACTGGGCTTTCAATGACAGTTTTATCGAGAAGTTCGCTGCTGCATTCAATCTGCCGCTCTATTTCTCATGGTTGCAGGGTGGCATCGAGGGCGAAATGCTCAAGATGGAAGCCTACTCCAAGCCTCACGTGGTCGAAACTCCAGCCGGAACTATCTGCCTGGATCGCGATACCAGTCGGACTTCTCCAGCGACCCGCCGCCGGTTTCCTCAGCAAAGCGCCAACCTGGCAACGCGCTGGTGTAGCTCTGCAGCCAAGATCGACGTGGGCCGCCGGGCCATCACCAACCAGGGGCGCTTCCTCGGTAGCAAGACCT contains:
- a CDS encoding phosphoadenosine phosphosulfate reductase domain-containing protein; translated protein: MNASISREHQFDDQVVIPALGQQLNLLGFEPEPAVLAEGTYFDAPTVDLDSYDHVVVCVSGKDSIACLLALIEQGVDLRRVELWHHRVDGAEGSTLMDWAFNDSFIEKFAAAFNLPLYFSWLQGGIEGEMLKMEAYSKPHVVETPAGTICLDRDTSRTSPATRRRFPQQSANLATRWCSSAAKIDVGRRAITNQGRFLGSKTLFVTGERRAESSNRSKYNQLEPHAVDRRKGRLGRHVDAWRPVLHYSEEQVWELLARHRVEAPVPYRLGWGRFSCMTCIYNSPKVWATIQKYFPERVTPIAGYEDEFGCTISRQKINVVDLSATADAFDITDLDALAQGRQREYTLPIFTPEGKAWQLPAGAFVTEGCGSV